In the genome of Drosophila subpulchrella strain 33 F10 #4 breed RU33 chromosome 2L, RU_Dsub_v1.1 Primary Assembly, whole genome shotgun sequence, one region contains:
- the LOC119546016 gene encoding uncharacterized protein LOC119546016 isoform X3, translating to MEDGKVPAQAQPQSQPQSHPLEDVSLNGNDDDKQTPKNWVKFDDEADSGEKNNNSNDGNATQQPQQQQQQQQQQQQNKLTLPPPPSVVSSNNNRRARSRSPSAATTTTPVQRPAVSSTTTATPGEGQVQNPLPDVAPAVLTTESTHVNLSASGSGIVSGATATASGSASASAAGPVRHPAQLINQKASAAPSPSPAAAASSSHHHNGGGANGTGIGQPADQGSGMRTIELSTGRIREGFANGDVIVTLLPANTKWPWITPAIFRPELVPEELMAQGLTLTVEDYVNAMETLVNDYRFTVYNICYKRILVCWILFAFAVLLALLFSGLQGVALFALGVGWLFLNAAAIFVCMWVKLRLSRGLEKCLARVNRQLMRHKILLVLDDRGRISCHKVNLCFMYFDATQCVSFLNEFLEHTEQTGGDAIKAGWEAKLDIDLNDIVIQGSQPVRMPRKQERGLQLFLRYGSRWGMEALRGLVDVTPLEPGRHCGQFQCPCQYIKEHLQCKPRGYPCGCIVYGSDPSFQYRY from the exons ATGGAGGACGGGAAGGTTCCAGCGCAGGCGCAGCCGCAGTCGCAGCCGCAGAGTCATCCTTTGGAGGACGTTTCCCTCAATGGAAACGATGACGACAAGCAGACGCCCAAAAATTGGGTTAAATTCGACGATGAGGCGGACAGCGgtgaaaaaaacaataacagtAACGACGGCAATGCCACAcagcaaccacaacaacaacaacaacaacagcagcagcaacaacaaaacaagtTAACTCTGCCGCCGCCACCGTCGGTGGTTagtagcaacaacaacaggcGGGCGCGCTCGCGCAGTCCGtccgcagcaacaacaaccacaccTGTCCAG CGCCCGGCCGTTTCCTCGACCACAACTGCGACGCCGGGAGAGGGGCAGGTTCAAAACCCCTTGCCGGATGTGGCACCCGCTGTTTTGACAACCGAGAGCACGCACGTTAATCTGAGTGCATCCGGCAGTGGCATTGTCAGCggagcaactgcaactgccagtggatctgcatctgcatctgcggCTGGCCCGGTCCGACACCCCGCGCAGCTAATAAACCAAAAAGCCTCCGCTGCTCCCTCTCCATCGCCAGCCGCAGCGGCATCTTCTAGCCATCATCATAATGGAGGTGGCGCCAACGGCACTGGAATTGGCCAGCCGGCGGATCAGGGCTCCGGGATGCGCACAATCGAACTGTCGACGGGCCGCATCCGCGAGGGATTCG CAAATGGCGATGTTATTGTGACCCTACTGCCGGCCAACACCAAGTGGCCCTGGATAACACCTGCCATATTCCGGCCGGAGTTGGTGCCCGAGGAGCTGATGGCCCAGGGCCTGACG CTCACCGTGGAGGACTATGTGAACGCGATGGAGACGCTGGTGAACGACTACCGCTTCACCGTGTACAACATCTGCTACAAGCGCATCCTGGTCTGCTGGATCCTGTTCGCCTTTGCCGTGCTGTTGGCCCTGCTCTTCTCGGGCCTGCAGGGCGTGGCTCTGTTCGCCCTGGGCGTGGGATGGCTTTTCCTCAACGCGGCGGCCATCTTCGTGTGCATGTGGGTGAAGTTGCGCCTGTCACGGGGCCTGGAAAAGTGCCTGGCCCGGGTCAACCGGCAGCTGATGCGCCACAAAATCCTGCTGGTGCTCGACGACCGGGGTCGCATCTCGTGCCACAAGGTCAACCTGTGCTTCATGTACTTCGATGCCACGCAGTGCGTGAGCTTCCTGaacgagttcctggagcacaCGGAGCAGACGGGCGGCGATGCCATCAAGGCGGGCTGGGAGGCGAAGTTGGACATTGACCTCAACGACATTGTCATCCAGGGCAGCCAGCCGGTGCGGATGCCCCGCAAGCAG GAGCGCGGCCTGCAGCTGTTCCTGCGCTACGGATCCCGCTGGGGGATGGAGGCCCTTCGGGGTCTCGTGGACGTAACCCCTCTGGAGCCGGGACGCCACTGCGGACAGTTCCAGTGCCCCTGCCAGTACATCAAAGAGCACCTGCAGTGCAAACCGCGAG GTTATCCATGTGGTTGCATTGTCTATGGTTCGGATCCCAGTTTTCAGTATCGTTACTAG
- the LOC119546016 gene encoding uncharacterized protein LOC119546016 isoform X4 gives MEDGKVPAQAQPQSQPQSHPLEDVSLNGNDDDKQTPKNWVKFDDEADSGEKNNNSNDGNATQQPQQQQQQQQQQQQNKLTLPPPPSVVSSNNNRRARSRSPSAATTTTPVQRPAVSSTTTATPGEGQVQNPLPDVAPAVLTTESTHVNLSASGSGIVSGATATASGSASASAAGPVRHPAQLINQKASAAPSPSPAAAASSSHHHNGGGANGTGIGQPADQGSGMRTIELSTGRIREGFANGDVIVTLLPANTKWPWITPAIFRPELVPEELMAQGLTLTVEDYVNAMETLVNDYRFTVYNICYKRILVCWILFAFAVLLALLFSGLQGVALFALGVGWLFLNAAAIFVCMWVKLRLSRGLEKCLARVNRQLMRHKILLVLDDRGRISCHKVNLCFMYFDATQCVSFLNEFLEHTEQTGGDAIKAGWEAKLDIDLNDIVIQGSQPVRMPRKQERGLQLFLRYGSRWGMEALRGLVDVTPLEPGRHCGQFQCPCQYIKEHLQCKPRVAINSIGQVVWTRFPLFGG, from the exons ATGGAGGACGGGAAGGTTCCAGCGCAGGCGCAGCCGCAGTCGCAGCCGCAGAGTCATCCTTTGGAGGACGTTTCCCTCAATGGAAACGATGACGACAAGCAGACGCCCAAAAATTGGGTTAAATTCGACGATGAGGCGGACAGCGgtgaaaaaaacaataacagtAACGACGGCAATGCCACAcagcaaccacaacaacaacaacaacaacagcagcagcaacaacaaaacaagtTAACTCTGCCGCCGCCACCGTCGGTGGTTagtagcaacaacaacaggcGGGCGCGCTCGCGCAGTCCGtccgcagcaacaacaaccacaccTGTCCAG CGCCCGGCCGTTTCCTCGACCACAACTGCGACGCCGGGAGAGGGGCAGGTTCAAAACCCCTTGCCGGATGTGGCACCCGCTGTTTTGACAACCGAGAGCACGCACGTTAATCTGAGTGCATCCGGCAGTGGCATTGTCAGCggagcaactgcaactgccagtggatctgcatctgcatctgcggCTGGCCCGGTCCGACACCCCGCGCAGCTAATAAACCAAAAAGCCTCCGCTGCTCCCTCTCCATCGCCAGCCGCAGCGGCATCTTCTAGCCATCATCATAATGGAGGTGGCGCCAACGGCACTGGAATTGGCCAGCCGGCGGATCAGGGCTCCGGGATGCGCACAATCGAACTGTCGACGGGCCGCATCCGCGAGGGATTCG CAAATGGCGATGTTATTGTGACCCTACTGCCGGCCAACACCAAGTGGCCCTGGATAACACCTGCCATATTCCGGCCGGAGTTGGTGCCCGAGGAGCTGATGGCCCAGGGCCTGACG CTCACCGTGGAGGACTATGTGAACGCGATGGAGACGCTGGTGAACGACTACCGCTTCACCGTGTACAACATCTGCTACAAGCGCATCCTGGTCTGCTGGATCCTGTTCGCCTTTGCCGTGCTGTTGGCCCTGCTCTTCTCGGGCCTGCAGGGCGTGGCTCTGTTCGCCCTGGGCGTGGGATGGCTTTTCCTCAACGCGGCGGCCATCTTCGTGTGCATGTGGGTGAAGTTGCGCCTGTCACGGGGCCTGGAAAAGTGCCTGGCCCGGGTCAACCGGCAGCTGATGCGCCACAAAATCCTGCTGGTGCTCGACGACCGGGGTCGCATCTCGTGCCACAAGGTCAACCTGTGCTTCATGTACTTCGATGCCACGCAGTGCGTGAGCTTCCTGaacgagttcctggagcacaCGGAGCAGACGGGCGGCGATGCCATCAAGGCGGGCTGGGAGGCGAAGTTGGACATTGACCTCAACGACATTGTCATCCAGGGCAGCCAGCCGGTGCGGATGCCCCGCAAGCAG GAGCGCGGCCTGCAGCTGTTCCTGCGCTACGGATCCCGCTGGGGGATGGAGGCCCTTCGGGGTCTCGTGGACGTAACCCCTCTGGAGCCGGGACGCCACTGCGGACAGTTCCAGTGCCCCTGCCAGTACATCAAAGAGCACCTGCAGTGCAAACCGCGAG TTGCCATAAACAGCATTGGCCAAGTAGTTTGGACCCGGTTCCCCTTGTTTGGTGGCTAG
- the LOC119546016 gene encoding uncharacterized protein LOC119546016 isoform X6, translating into MEDGKVPAQAQPQSQPQSHPLEDVSLNGNDDDKQTPKNWVKFDDEADSGEKNNNSNDGNATQQPQQQQQQQQQQQQNKLTLPPPPSVVSSNNNRRARSRSPSAATTTTPVQRPAVSSTTTATPGEGQVQNPLPDVAPAVLTTESTHVNLSASGSGIVSGATATASGSASASAAGPVRHPAQLINQKASAAPSPSPAAAASSSHHHNGGGANGTGIGQPADQGSGMRTIELSTGRIREGFANGDVIVTLLPANTKWPWITPAIFRPELVPEELMAQGLTLTVEDYVNAMETLVNDYRFTVYNICYKRILVCWILFAFAVLLALLFSGLQGVALFALGVGWLFLNAAAIFVCMWVKLRLSRGLEKCLARVNRQLMRHKILLVLDDRGRISCHKVNLCFMYFDATQCVSFLNEFLEHTEQTGGDAIKAGWEAKLDIDLNDIVIQGSQPVRMPRKQERGLQLFLRYGSRWGMEALRGLVDVTPLEPGRHCGQFQCPCQYIKEHLQCKPRDVSP; encoded by the exons ATGGAGGACGGGAAGGTTCCAGCGCAGGCGCAGCCGCAGTCGCAGCCGCAGAGTCATCCTTTGGAGGACGTTTCCCTCAATGGAAACGATGACGACAAGCAGACGCCCAAAAATTGGGTTAAATTCGACGATGAGGCGGACAGCGgtgaaaaaaacaataacagtAACGACGGCAATGCCACAcagcaaccacaacaacaacaacaacaacagcagcagcaacaacaaaacaagtTAACTCTGCCGCCGCCACCGTCGGTGGTTagtagcaacaacaacaggcGGGCGCGCTCGCGCAGTCCGtccgcagcaacaacaaccacaccTGTCCAG CGCCCGGCCGTTTCCTCGACCACAACTGCGACGCCGGGAGAGGGGCAGGTTCAAAACCCCTTGCCGGATGTGGCACCCGCTGTTTTGACAACCGAGAGCACGCACGTTAATCTGAGTGCATCCGGCAGTGGCATTGTCAGCggagcaactgcaactgccagtggatctgcatctgcatctgcggCTGGCCCGGTCCGACACCCCGCGCAGCTAATAAACCAAAAAGCCTCCGCTGCTCCCTCTCCATCGCCAGCCGCAGCGGCATCTTCTAGCCATCATCATAATGGAGGTGGCGCCAACGGCACTGGAATTGGCCAGCCGGCGGATCAGGGCTCCGGGATGCGCACAATCGAACTGTCGACGGGCCGCATCCGCGAGGGATTCG CAAATGGCGATGTTATTGTGACCCTACTGCCGGCCAACACCAAGTGGCCCTGGATAACACCTGCCATATTCCGGCCGGAGTTGGTGCCCGAGGAGCTGATGGCCCAGGGCCTGACG CTCACCGTGGAGGACTATGTGAACGCGATGGAGACGCTGGTGAACGACTACCGCTTCACCGTGTACAACATCTGCTACAAGCGCATCCTGGTCTGCTGGATCCTGTTCGCCTTTGCCGTGCTGTTGGCCCTGCTCTTCTCGGGCCTGCAGGGCGTGGCTCTGTTCGCCCTGGGCGTGGGATGGCTTTTCCTCAACGCGGCGGCCATCTTCGTGTGCATGTGGGTGAAGTTGCGCCTGTCACGGGGCCTGGAAAAGTGCCTGGCCCGGGTCAACCGGCAGCTGATGCGCCACAAAATCCTGCTGGTGCTCGACGACCGGGGTCGCATCTCGTGCCACAAGGTCAACCTGTGCTTCATGTACTTCGATGCCACGCAGTGCGTGAGCTTCCTGaacgagttcctggagcacaCGGAGCAGACGGGCGGCGATGCCATCAAGGCGGGCTGGGAGGCGAAGTTGGACATTGACCTCAACGACATTGTCATCCAGGGCAGCCAGCCGGTGCGGATGCCCCGCAAGCAG GAGCGCGGCCTGCAGCTGTTCCTGCGCTACGGATCCCGCTGGGGGATGGAGGCCCTTCGGGGTCTCGTGGACGTAACCCCTCTGGAGCCGGGACGCCACTGCGGACAGTTCCAGTGCCCCTGCCAGTACATCAAAGAGCACCTGCAGTGCAAACCGCGAG ATGTTAGCCCCTAG
- the LOC119546016 gene encoding uncharacterized protein LOC119546016 isoform X2 yields the protein MEDGKVPAQAQPQSQPQSHPLEDVSLNGNDDDKQTPKNWVKFDDEADSGEKNNNSNDGNATQQPQQQQQQQQQQQQNKLTLPPPPSVVSSNNNRRARSRSPSAATTTTPVQRPAVSSTTTATPGEGQVQNPLPDVAPAVLTTESTHVNLSASGSGIVSGATATASGSASASAAGPVRHPAQLINQKASAAPSPSPAAAASSSHHHNGGGANGTGIGQPADQGSGMRTIELSTGRIREGFANGDVIVTLLPANTKWPWITPAIFRPELVPEELMAQGLTLTVEDYVNAMETLVNDYRFTVYNICYKRILVCWILFAFAVLLALLFSGLQGVALFALGVGWLFLNAAAIFVCMWVKLRLSRGLEKCLARVNRQLMRHKILLVLDDRGRISCHKVNLCFMYFDATQCVSFLNEFLEHTEQTGGDAIKAGWEAKLDIDLNDIVIQGSQPVRMPRKQERGLQLFLRYGSRWGMEALRGLVDVTPLEPGRHCGQFQCPCQYIKEHLQCKPRGKFKCCNLVHWVMASERYGSDN from the exons ATGGAGGACGGGAAGGTTCCAGCGCAGGCGCAGCCGCAGTCGCAGCCGCAGAGTCATCCTTTGGAGGACGTTTCCCTCAATGGAAACGATGACGACAAGCAGACGCCCAAAAATTGGGTTAAATTCGACGATGAGGCGGACAGCGgtgaaaaaaacaataacagtAACGACGGCAATGCCACAcagcaaccacaacaacaacaacaacaacagcagcagcaacaacaaaacaagtTAACTCTGCCGCCGCCACCGTCGGTGGTTagtagcaacaacaacaggcGGGCGCGCTCGCGCAGTCCGtccgcagcaacaacaaccacaccTGTCCAG CGCCCGGCCGTTTCCTCGACCACAACTGCGACGCCGGGAGAGGGGCAGGTTCAAAACCCCTTGCCGGATGTGGCACCCGCTGTTTTGACAACCGAGAGCACGCACGTTAATCTGAGTGCATCCGGCAGTGGCATTGTCAGCggagcaactgcaactgccagtggatctgcatctgcatctgcggCTGGCCCGGTCCGACACCCCGCGCAGCTAATAAACCAAAAAGCCTCCGCTGCTCCCTCTCCATCGCCAGCCGCAGCGGCATCTTCTAGCCATCATCATAATGGAGGTGGCGCCAACGGCACTGGAATTGGCCAGCCGGCGGATCAGGGCTCCGGGATGCGCACAATCGAACTGTCGACGGGCCGCATCCGCGAGGGATTCG CAAATGGCGATGTTATTGTGACCCTACTGCCGGCCAACACCAAGTGGCCCTGGATAACACCTGCCATATTCCGGCCGGAGTTGGTGCCCGAGGAGCTGATGGCCCAGGGCCTGACG CTCACCGTGGAGGACTATGTGAACGCGATGGAGACGCTGGTGAACGACTACCGCTTCACCGTGTACAACATCTGCTACAAGCGCATCCTGGTCTGCTGGATCCTGTTCGCCTTTGCCGTGCTGTTGGCCCTGCTCTTCTCGGGCCTGCAGGGCGTGGCTCTGTTCGCCCTGGGCGTGGGATGGCTTTTCCTCAACGCGGCGGCCATCTTCGTGTGCATGTGGGTGAAGTTGCGCCTGTCACGGGGCCTGGAAAAGTGCCTGGCCCGGGTCAACCGGCAGCTGATGCGCCACAAAATCCTGCTGGTGCTCGACGACCGGGGTCGCATCTCGTGCCACAAGGTCAACCTGTGCTTCATGTACTTCGATGCCACGCAGTGCGTGAGCTTCCTGaacgagttcctggagcacaCGGAGCAGACGGGCGGCGATGCCATCAAGGCGGGCTGGGAGGCGAAGTTGGACATTGACCTCAACGACATTGTCATCCAGGGCAGCCAGCCGGTGCGGATGCCCCGCAAGCAG GAGCGCGGCCTGCAGCTGTTCCTGCGCTACGGATCCCGCTGGGGGATGGAGGCCCTTCGGGGTCTCGTGGACGTAACCCCTCTGGAGCCGGGACGCCACTGCGGACAGTTCCAGTGCCCCTGCCAGTACATCAAAGAGCACCTGCAGTGCAAACCGCGAGGCAAGTTCAAGTGTTGCAATTTAGTCCATTGGGTGATGGCATCTGAGCGCTACGGCAGCGACAACTAA
- the LOC119546016 gene encoding uncharacterized protein LOC119546016 isoform X5 — MEDGKVPAQAQPQSQPQSHPLEDVSLNGNDDDKQTPKNWVKFDDEADSGEKNNNSNDGNATQQPQQQQQQQQQQQQNKLTLPPPPSVVSSNNNRRARSRSPSAATTTTPVQRPAVSSTTTATPGEGQVQNPLPDVAPAVLTTESTHVNLSASGSGIVSGATATASGSASASAAGPVRHPAQLINQKASAAPSPSPAAAASSSHHHNGGGANGTGIGQPADQGSGMRTIELSTGRIREGFANGDVIVTLLPANTKWPWITPAIFRPELVPEELMAQGLTLTVEDYVNAMETLVNDYRFTVYNICYKRILVCWILFAFAVLLALLFSGLQGVALFALGVGWLFLNAAAIFVCMWVKLRLSRGLEKCLARVNRQLMRHKILLVLDDRGRISCHKVNLCFMYFDATQCVSFLNEFLEHTEQTGGDAIKAGWEAKLDIDLNDIVIQGSQPVRMPRKQERGLQLFLRYGSRWGMEALRGLVDVTPLEPGRHCGQFQCPCQYIKEHLQCKPRGPASEDRFTALTYPI, encoded by the exons ATGGAGGACGGGAAGGTTCCAGCGCAGGCGCAGCCGCAGTCGCAGCCGCAGAGTCATCCTTTGGAGGACGTTTCCCTCAATGGAAACGATGACGACAAGCAGACGCCCAAAAATTGGGTTAAATTCGACGATGAGGCGGACAGCGgtgaaaaaaacaataacagtAACGACGGCAATGCCACAcagcaaccacaacaacaacaacaacaacagcagcagcaacaacaaaacaagtTAACTCTGCCGCCGCCACCGTCGGTGGTTagtagcaacaacaacaggcGGGCGCGCTCGCGCAGTCCGtccgcagcaacaacaaccacaccTGTCCAG CGCCCGGCCGTTTCCTCGACCACAACTGCGACGCCGGGAGAGGGGCAGGTTCAAAACCCCTTGCCGGATGTGGCACCCGCTGTTTTGACAACCGAGAGCACGCACGTTAATCTGAGTGCATCCGGCAGTGGCATTGTCAGCggagcaactgcaactgccagtggatctgcatctgcatctgcggCTGGCCCGGTCCGACACCCCGCGCAGCTAATAAACCAAAAAGCCTCCGCTGCTCCCTCTCCATCGCCAGCCGCAGCGGCATCTTCTAGCCATCATCATAATGGAGGTGGCGCCAACGGCACTGGAATTGGCCAGCCGGCGGATCAGGGCTCCGGGATGCGCACAATCGAACTGTCGACGGGCCGCATCCGCGAGGGATTCG CAAATGGCGATGTTATTGTGACCCTACTGCCGGCCAACACCAAGTGGCCCTGGATAACACCTGCCATATTCCGGCCGGAGTTGGTGCCCGAGGAGCTGATGGCCCAGGGCCTGACG CTCACCGTGGAGGACTATGTGAACGCGATGGAGACGCTGGTGAACGACTACCGCTTCACCGTGTACAACATCTGCTACAAGCGCATCCTGGTCTGCTGGATCCTGTTCGCCTTTGCCGTGCTGTTGGCCCTGCTCTTCTCGGGCCTGCAGGGCGTGGCTCTGTTCGCCCTGGGCGTGGGATGGCTTTTCCTCAACGCGGCGGCCATCTTCGTGTGCATGTGGGTGAAGTTGCGCCTGTCACGGGGCCTGGAAAAGTGCCTGGCCCGGGTCAACCGGCAGCTGATGCGCCACAAAATCCTGCTGGTGCTCGACGACCGGGGTCGCATCTCGTGCCACAAGGTCAACCTGTGCTTCATGTACTTCGATGCCACGCAGTGCGTGAGCTTCCTGaacgagttcctggagcacaCGGAGCAGACGGGCGGCGATGCCATCAAGGCGGGCTGGGAGGCGAAGTTGGACATTGACCTCAACGACATTGTCATCCAGGGCAGCCAGCCGGTGCGGATGCCCCGCAAGCAG GAGCGCGGCCTGCAGCTGTTCCTGCGCTACGGATCCCGCTGGGGGATGGAGGCCCTTCGGGGTCTCGTGGACGTAACCCCTCTGGAGCCGGGACGCCACTGCGGACAGTTCCAGTGCCCCTGCCAGTACATCAAAGAGCACCTGCAGTGCAAACCGCGAG
- the LOC119546016 gene encoding uncharacterized protein LOC119546016 isoform X1 yields the protein MEDGKVPAQAQPQSQPQSHPLEDVSLNGNDDDKQTPKNWVKFDDEADSGEKNNNSNDGNATQQPQQQQQQQQQQQQNKLTLPPPPSVVSSNNNRRARSRSPSAATTTTPVQRPAVSSTTTATPGEGQVQNPLPDVAPAVLTTESTHVNLSASGSGIVSGATATASGSASASAAGPVRHPAQLINQKASAAPSPSPAAAASSSHHHNGGGANGTGIGQPADQGSGMRTIELSTGRIREGFANGDVIVTLLPANTKWPWITPAIFRPELVPEELMAQGLTLTVEDYVNAMETLVNDYRFTVYNICYKRILVCWILFAFAVLLALLFSGLQGVALFALGVGWLFLNAAAIFVCMWVKLRLSRGLEKCLARVNRQLMRHKILLVLDDRGRISCHKVNLCFMYFDATQCVSFLNEFLEHTEQTGGDAIKAGWEAKLDIDLNDIVIQGSQPVRMPRKQAVAQELFLSYLQRWGKDFLRRRLDWTVQEAGVHETPRHLQSSICPCQYEEELLRNKIKISLQHRHCCGINCMGCWL from the exons ATGGAGGACGGGAAGGTTCCAGCGCAGGCGCAGCCGCAGTCGCAGCCGCAGAGTCATCCTTTGGAGGACGTTTCCCTCAATGGAAACGATGACGACAAGCAGACGCCCAAAAATTGGGTTAAATTCGACGATGAGGCGGACAGCGgtgaaaaaaacaataacagtAACGACGGCAATGCCACAcagcaaccacaacaacaacaacaacaacagcagcagcaacaacaaaacaagtTAACTCTGCCGCCGCCACCGTCGGTGGTTagtagcaacaacaacaggcGGGCGCGCTCGCGCAGTCCGtccgcagcaacaacaaccacaccTGTCCAG CGCCCGGCCGTTTCCTCGACCACAACTGCGACGCCGGGAGAGGGGCAGGTTCAAAACCCCTTGCCGGATGTGGCACCCGCTGTTTTGACAACCGAGAGCACGCACGTTAATCTGAGTGCATCCGGCAGTGGCATTGTCAGCggagcaactgcaactgccagtggatctgcatctgcatctgcggCTGGCCCGGTCCGACACCCCGCGCAGCTAATAAACCAAAAAGCCTCCGCTGCTCCCTCTCCATCGCCAGCCGCAGCGGCATCTTCTAGCCATCATCATAATGGAGGTGGCGCCAACGGCACTGGAATTGGCCAGCCGGCGGATCAGGGCTCCGGGATGCGCACAATCGAACTGTCGACGGGCCGCATCCGCGAGGGATTCG CAAATGGCGATGTTATTGTGACCCTACTGCCGGCCAACACCAAGTGGCCCTGGATAACACCTGCCATATTCCGGCCGGAGTTGGTGCCCGAGGAGCTGATGGCCCAGGGCCTGACG CTCACCGTGGAGGACTATGTGAACGCGATGGAGACGCTGGTGAACGACTACCGCTTCACCGTGTACAACATCTGCTACAAGCGCATCCTGGTCTGCTGGATCCTGTTCGCCTTTGCCGTGCTGTTGGCCCTGCTCTTCTCGGGCCTGCAGGGCGTGGCTCTGTTCGCCCTGGGCGTGGGATGGCTTTTCCTCAACGCGGCGGCCATCTTCGTGTGCATGTGGGTGAAGTTGCGCCTGTCACGGGGCCTGGAAAAGTGCCTGGCCCGGGTCAACCGGCAGCTGATGCGCCACAAAATCCTGCTGGTGCTCGACGACCGGGGTCGCATCTCGTGCCACAAGGTCAACCTGTGCTTCATGTACTTCGATGCCACGCAGTGCGTGAGCTTCCTGaacgagttcctggagcacaCGGAGCAGACGGGCGGCGATGCCATCAAGGCGGGCTGGGAGGCGAAGTTGGACATTGACCTCAACGACATTGTCATCCAGGGCAGCCAGCCGGTGCGGATGCCCCGCAAGCAG GCCGTGGCCCAGGAGCTGTTTCTGAGCTACCTGCAGCGCTGGGGCAAGGACTTCCTGCGCCGCCGTCTGGATTGGACCGTCCAGGAGGCCGGCGTCCACGAGACGCCCCGCCATCTGCAGTCGTCGATCTGCCCCTGCCAATACGAGGAGGAGTTGTTGCGCAACAAGATCAAGATCAGCCTGCAGCACCGCCACTGCTGCGGCATCAACTGCATGGGCTGCTGGCTCTAA